The DNA sequence ATCACCCCTAATCATTGGCTTCTTGGAGTTTGATATCTATTGCAGCaaagtgcagaaatgaatagtctgataaggcagttgaaagaataaagaaacctaAGGTTTATTtctcctgggaaataaagccattctgactgaagacatacatgtggccatcgCAGAGCCATGAGGCTTGCGCTCACAGGCACTGTCTATGACTAAcacagaaagggaagagggaggaagtaaagcctgaggaaaaacaaGTTGTTACTAAGGAATCAATGAGGGAAGAATTGGCTGCCTTTCATTCTATCACACAAAAAaacactggttcaggttacttttTAGGGAAGGatgggaaattcaattcagttcgcatttctagCCAAATCGATCAACTctgcactctctgaaacaatatgagaaccttaacatacccatcctttgaaatttgcacttatttgaattttgcaatgcagtttgccaaccctgtgtttacaaaaatgcgtaagttaggggaaagtgtgctacaaatgaatatatgagtaaaaataactttCAAAAATGCATCATGCATCATCTGACCagtaattgcttgcagaaatatgtacgttagtcaaaatgcctataaaaatgtctttattaggagaaatttgcacgaaaatgctagagaattttcatgaggattttaaaaaaatagcaaattgcggcagaaatgtggagaagtgaatttagcattggaaaaatgagaaaactgagACAATGAACCAAAATGgaccgatctttccatccctgcttgtTACAAGCGTTGGTGTTTTAGTCCCAACATGACtaagctgggggtgatgggagttgtagtccagcaacatctgggcacccaagGTTCAAGATCACTGCCCTGGAGCACTCCCTTGCCATGGTTGCTGCTGCccatttgcatacttttgagAGCAAAGCATAGGGAGGtcactcctcctcttcctcctcctcctcctctctcttacttctcactcactcactcagaggGAAGGTGAGCAAGCATCGGCAGCAAGGAGAAAGACGCCCAAGAGATTGGGAGTGGGCCCCTACTAGGGCATGGGTCTTGGCAGGTGACCAATGATGCCGATCCTTGGCGCCAGCCTTGGGTGAGACtaacaagaagaaaaagagagggtGAAGAAGAAAGGGAGCAGAGGGTGTGGGAatgggctgtgggcacactaagaTTGCTGGGTAGGGGAGAGGGTGGTCCAGTAAGAAAAGTGAAGGCGAGGAGTCCAAAGGGATGGAGTTAGTGATGGGggcagggtggggaggagggTGGGAGGAATGAAAATAAGTGGGGAAAGGGGTGGGACTTGTGACAGAAAAAGAAGGGGGCGGCTGGTGGTGtgttagtgcagcctttcccaaccagtgtgcctccagatgtgttggactacaactcccatcttcccgaccattggcaatgctagctgaggctgatgggagttgtggtccaacaacatctggaggcacactggttgggaaaggctgtgttagtgGATGGGGGGCAGGCTAGGGACAGCCTGTGAGCTCAATGTGTTGGGTGTGGTTTCTCTGGACCCTTTTGCTTCTGTGCCCGGTAGGTTTCCAAAGTTGCCCCCCTACAGCTGCGCACCCCCACTGCCCCCGCGCCCCAAGCACACCGCCGTGGCCTTCCTGAAGACCCACAAGACGGCCAGCACCACGGTGCAGAACCTCCTCTTCCGCTTCGCTGAGCGGCACAACGTGACAGTGGCCCTTCCCCACCACACCTGCGACCACCAGTTCTGCTACCCCCGCAACTTCTCGGCCCGCTTTGTGCACCCGTACACCCTCCCACCGCGGCTCATTGCCAACCACCTGCGCTTCAACCGTGATGAGCTCCACCGCCTCATGCCCAACGACACCGTCTATGTCACCATTCTGCGCGAGCCGGTGGCCATGTTTGAGTCGCTCTTCAGCTACTATAATCAGTACTGCCCGGCCTTCAAGCGGGTGCCCAACGGGTCCATGGAGGCCTTTCTTGACAATCCTCGCCGCTACTACCGCCCCCATGAGAAGTATGCCATGTACGCCCACAACACCCTGGTGTATGACTTGGGGGGTGACCCTGAGCACAACCCCAATGATCCCACGTATTTGCCCGAGTTCATCCGCCAAGTGGAGGGCATCTTCTCCCTGGTGATGCTCGCTGAGTACTTTGATGAGTCATTGGTCCTCCTCCGCCGCCTGCTGGCCTGGGACCTGGATGACATCCTCTATGTCAAGCTGAACATGCGTAGCCCACAGTCCAAGCTCAACATCACCTCGGCTCGTGTGGCAGCCGAGATCCGTGCCTGGAACGCCCTTGATGCCCACCTCTATGACCACTTCAACACCACCTTCTGGCGGAAACTAAACCAGGTGGGCCAAGACTGCATCCAGAAGGAGGTGCGCTCTCTGCGCCAGGCCTGTGAGCACCTGGCGCACCGCTGCTTTGGGGACCAGCCCCTGATGCGCCCAGCCATGCAAATAAAGAACAAAGAGCTCCGCCCCTGGCAGCCCAGCGCCAAGGTGGACATTGTGGGCTATGATCTCCCAGGCTCGGGGGCTCCCTTGGATGAACAGTGCCTCAAACTGGTCATGCCCGAGGTGCAGTATTCCCGCTACCTGCTGCGGAAGCAGAGCCTGAGGAACCGGCGGAGGGCAGCCCTCCACAGGCCTCTTCCGCCACGGGGGCTCCTACGACCACCCCGACACCCTCCTCTGAAGGCAGCCTGAACTACCCCATGGCAGCTGGAAGACGAGGGAGGGTGAGGGCAAGAGGCCTAAAGAGAAGCTTTCAGCAGCTTCTTGATGTCCCATGAGCCTTTGCAATACTAGTGTGGGCCTAGTCTTCCACCTTCTTCACAGCACAGTGGTGCGGGTGATCGTATAGTCCAATTCAGTGATGACTCTCTCGCTTGCTCTTTCCTGGCATTTTGGGCTATGTTTAGCCATATTAAAAACTCAGGACCCAGGGATCTGGGCGAGCGGGACTTTCCTCCAGATGCCCTGCAGCTGAGTGTGGGAACTCTCTTTGGCCAAGTGGGGTCCATCACTCGACAACCAGccaggtgttgtttttttttaaaaaaagacccaaCTGGGGGTTTCGATATGGCCTCATTTCTCCCATGCTTCTGAGGGAAAGGTTACTGGACGTTGGGGGAATCTGAGTAGATCCAGGCCCCATCCCTTGTTGGTACAAGGCAGTGACAACGGTTCACTGCTCTCCATCCCTTCTTGCATGTAACCATCTTCGGCTGAGTATACACCGTAGtgctaaagcacatttaaaacacacggtGTCCCCGAAAgagtcctgggagctgtagtttatcccccacagagctacagttccaagcacccataacaaactacggttccgaGGATTCCTTGGCAGaaaccatatgctttaaatgtatggtgtgtacacagccatctTCCTCCTTCCCAGCTTGTACATCCAAGTACTTATCTCTGCCACTTCCAGCTCTTCACCCCAAATCCACAGCGCATGCCTGCACCCCTCCATCCCGCTTGTCACATTCCAGCCTCCATGTGGAGCTGTGTCACGgcacccctctctctcccccacctccccacTGCTGGCCATTAATGTTGTACCCTTCccgttcttcctccccccccccttccagaaCTCGCCAGGATTCAACTCCCAGTATCCTGTTATTTTCTCCCCCTTTTCAACATGTCCTAGAACTTGTGACATTGTAATGCAGAATACTTCTTTCTTGAAGGAGGAATGggacaccaataataataataatgataaaaataaaaactgtgcTGTTAGAAATAAGGGTATGTGTTTGAGGGTTTGGTTCTGCTTTTTTAGCAAGTGGGCACGTGGGGTAGAGATGTTGGAGAATTTCCAACGGAaaggggagtggaaattgccaatcTTTGCTAAcacatcccatgtccagaacggaaatcaatccagcgcACATGATTGGTATTCACAGTTCGTAGGGGGTTTTCCCCAGACCACAAACGACACGTAGTTGGTGGCgtgtccttcccctccccctacatctgcattgtgtttcctttgcactgaaatgaatggtgtagaaTACTGTACTGAATTGCGTAAAACTAATTCATATGTAAAATTCTGTCACAGCAGATAGCGAGACAAATAACATCATTTTTGCCCGAAGCCaatctgcagcagaacagaaacaatgCTGCATGCGACGAACACGGGGCAGAATAGAAATCAATTTTCCATTTCCATGGCCACATAACCTTTACCCATCTCTAAGTCTTGTAACTCCATTTGCTTATTACGTAAGGCTTGGCCTACCATTTAGTTCTCTGTTGGTTTCAATTCCCTGTCCACTTTAGTTATATCATCAAGGATGGAATTAATAGCACACTGTCATTCGCTTTTAAGAAAGCTGGTTTCCTTAATACAGTCCCCTCTAGTGACATTTTTCAGAGCATTCCATAGTGCATGTAAATAAATGTTGGGGGTAGCATTCTCCTGGAAGTAATTAGTAAGCACTTAAATTAACTATGGTACTTGCCCTGGAGAGCAAATCTGAACTGTACTTCCAGAAAAATATCTGCCTCAAGGAGGATTTTTTAGTTAAGCGTGATCCAATACTGTTATTATCCCAATTTCCCCTCTCAAGACCTGCCCCCACAACCCTTTGGAGATGAATATGTGATCAAGTCTGGAATGCAATTTAAATCTAGATGAATAAAATGTGTAGTCTATCTGATGGTGAGAGCTTCTCCAGGAGTCCAGTAAGGCAAAGGAGGCAAATAAATTCTATAAGCCAACACCCTTGGTGTCTTTCTGGTTCCGATGACTTATGATCTAGCCTTTCATTCAGGCAACAATTGATATCACCCCAATTATTATGGGGCCATGGGCAAGGGCAACAATCTTTGGCAGAATCGTGCTCAAAAAGGCCAACTTATTAGGTGCATAAAGGGAACACAACGTAAACTTTTCACCCTCCAGAATGCACTTCACTGCAATAAAACGACCATCTGGATCTGATAGCAAGTCACTCACTGCTAGAGGACACTTCTTGGCTATTAAAATTGCTACTCCTCTGGCTTTTGACGTGCCTGCCACACGTAATTGCTCTCCAATCCAGTTCCAcctcagaaataataataataataataataataataataattgtttgaGCACTGCTGTTACTCTAGCACGTTTTACATTGGAGCCCAGGCCGTTGACAttcaaataaattattttaaggtTATTCATTGACACTGCCTCATTAGCAGAATATCTGGATAAGCTAGTATACTCTTTGGCTTAATAGGAAGTAAGCAGAAGTGTAAACATCCATGGTGTACTAGATAAGACATGAGTCAACACGTACAAAAAACAAGCAAGAGGCAAGGGGGGACAGCCACACTTCTGCAGGCCACCATGGACATTGCCGACTACTGTCCCAGGACCCTTGAGAAAAGGGGAATAAGTGGGGACCATTAATTGTAACAGGTCTTTTCCCACTACAGGAGTCCAACATAGCCTTAACAGGCCATTGATCAGATGTTCACTTTCATAGTATGTAGAATCAAATGGTGAAGCTGCAATAATTTCACTATTTCAGTATTTTCCAGAGTAGGAGATGCGCATGTGCTGCATCCTGCTTCAGCTCCCAGGTTATTAGCAGCTTGTTTCTTCTTGCATTTATCTTTTTTTGCTTTTCTGGCACTCCCACTGAGCTTCCTCAACGTTCTGATCCAGATCTGGTCTGTCTCAGGAACGATCTCTTGCATAAGCGACCCACAGGTCACGCAAACGTTTCTCTGCCTGCTTCGTCATGCCTGCCATCAGGAATATTCTACAACAGAGGACAACCGTTTTGAAGGAGAACCCTCAACTATAGCAGATTCCGGCCTCCTGTAATGCTGCTGTATAAGGCTTAAAAGGATTTCCTCCTTTGGAGAGTGTCAGAGCATGGATCTTGAAATACATCAATAGCACTATTATTATATGTTATCTCTGGAAGATTTTGCCAATGCTTTGAAcactttttctttcattttatacCATTCAGATTCCATGACGATGTCTCTTGGTGGGCCATCAGGTTTGGGATGAGCACCCAAAAGTTCTATGTGCCCTCTTGAAGTGCCAGACCCAAATCAAAGGCGTTAAGCCAGTCCACAAAAAAGGAGATCATATCTATCCCATCCTCTTTTTCTGAGATCCCGGGATACGAAGGTTGCCTCTACGTGCCTGATCTCCTGTCCTGCTACCTGTATCTCTATACCTCCTTAgttgctgtttttaaagtgtCAAGTTTGTCGTTGTCAGTCAGCCCCAAGTTCATAGCCTTGTTAGCTGTTTTTGAGATTTCTTGTAacttatgcagaaggtcccagattcaatccccagtggcatcttcaGGTATGGCTTTCCTGGAGTGTGTTACTCAGTACTTCTTCATGTCAAATtattatcaggaaaaacttcctaactcttagagccatacgacaatggaaccaa is a window from the Rhineura floridana isolate rRhiFlo1 chromosome 22, rRhiFlo1.hap2, whole genome shotgun sequence genome containing:
- the GAL3ST3 gene encoding LOW QUALITY PROTEIN: galactose-3-O-sulfotransferase 3 (The sequence of the model RefSeq protein was modified relative to this genomic sequence to represent the inferred CDS: inserted 2 bases in 1 codon) — encoded protein: MLMKVKEESTKAGLPLNVKKTKFFRPMRGRKPLPAACSESPGRGELAPALCLKRAPCIACALPAXLLSGPKMMSRKKAALLLLLVFSTVTLLLHQSAHLSWFPKLPPYSCAPPLPPRPKHTAVAFLKTHKTASTTVQNLLFRFAERHNVTVALPHHTCDHQFCYPRNFSARFVHPYTLPPRLIANHLRFNRDELHRLMPNDTVYVTILREPVAMFESLFSYYNQYCPAFKRVPNGSMEAFLDNPRRYYRPHEKYAMYAHNTLVYDLGGDPEHNPNDPTYLPEFIRQVEGIFSLVMLAEYFDESLVLLRRLLAWDLDDILYVKLNMRSPQSKLNITSARVAAEIRAWNALDAHLYDHFNTTFWRKLNQVGQDCIQKEVRSLRQACEHLAHRCFGDQPLMRPAMQIKNKELRPWQPSAKVDIVGYDLPGSGAPLDEQCLKLVMPEVQYSRYLLRKQSLRNRRRAALHRPLPPRGLLRPPRHPPLKAA